The Syntrophorhabdaceae bacterium DNA window TTCCTCTGGCCTAATAAGGCCTTTAAACGCCAGGCCTGATGACTCTTTTCACGGGTGAGGCGCTTAAAGGCCGACATTCACCGCTAAAAGCCTATTCAACTTTGTAATAAGCCGCCTTCTTTGACTTGCAGACCGGACATTCATCGGGCGGCTCGCCCTCGACCGTATGTCCGCACACCCTGCACACATAATAGTCGGCTACCTTGTTCTTACCGAGAGCGTCGTAGGCTTCCTGATACAGCTTTGCATGGACCTTCTCCACTTCATTGGCATAGGTAAAACTCTGAGAAGCGCCGGCGTTGCCCGATGTCTTTGCCTCGTCGATCATACCCGGGTACATGGACTTAAACTCGTGGGTTTCGCCAGCTATGGCCTCCTGAAGGTTCTCTTTTGTGCTCCTCACGCCCTTTAACTCTTTCAAGTGGTTATGCGCGTGAATCGTCTCCGCCTCGGCGGCGGCACGAAATAGTTTGGCGACCTGTTTGAACCCTTCCTGGTCTGCTTTTTTTGCGAAAGCCAGATACTTTCTGTTCGCCTGCGATTCGCCGGCAAAGGCTTCCTTAAGATTCTCTTCTGTTTTTGACATGTTTAAGCCCTCCTCATTAAGTTGTTGTTCATATCGTAGTGGCAATTAAGACAAAAGGAGCGCGTCCATGAGCCCGGCTTTGCGCTAGCCTATCTCAGCGTGATACGTCTTCATGCTTTCGGCAAACTGTTTTCCGAACTCATAACACCGCTCGCTCTCTTCCGCCGATGGTTTATAGGCCGTCTGAACTCCCGGCTCCACGCTTTTGAGA harbors:
- a CDS encoding rubrerythrin family protein: MSKTEENLKEAFAGESQANRKYLAFAKKADQEGFKQVAKLFRAAAEAETIHAHNHLKELKGVRSTKENLQEAIAGETHEFKSMYPGMIDEAKTSGNAGASQSFTYANEVEKVHAKLYQEAYDALGKNKVADYYVCRVCGHTVEGEPPDECPVCKSKKAAYYKVE